From a single Syntrophorhabdaceae bacterium genomic region:
- a CDS encoding iron-containing alcohol dehydrogenase, translating into MKDYLRENVRFIVRTEMLVGNEMAKELPNRLKDLELSRAGLVIDSGLYENNVYVKEIIELMKAQLAKVVLLVSEMPEPTYDYLDQVKVQFEAHDLDCFVGIGGGSTLDLAKGLATLKTNKGDAINYRGFGKVKNVPLPVIALPSTAGTGSEVTPYAVFIDTKEKWKFGINTEYNYPRLALYDPHFLDSCPFNIYASSGMDAMTHTLESFVAKNATALSRNFSRQAFKLLFENLKKIAKGDFSNETKLNLLVGSGCAGIALMNAGAGPAGALSYPLGVYFDVPHGLAGSVFLSSVIKRNVKAGYAEYAELFDLVFEERAIPVQEKSLRFADEIVRLCEELRIPTSLNGFGVKTEADLRLIIDNSMQLKAAFEQNPVPFGIKEIEETIYSLK; encoded by the coding sequence ATGAAAGATTATCTACGTGAGAATGTTCGTTTTATCGTGAGGACGGAGATGCTTGTCGGCAACGAGATGGCGAAGGAGCTGCCGAACCGTTTAAAAGACCTTGAGTTGAGCAGGGCCGGGCTGGTGATCGACAGCGGGCTTTATGAGAACAATGTATATGTAAAAGAGATCATCGAGCTTATGAAGGCACAGTTGGCGAAAGTTGTTCTTCTCGTAAGCGAGATGCCTGAGCCTACATATGATTATCTCGATCAGGTGAAAGTACAATTCGAAGCGCATGACCTGGACTGCTTTGTCGGGATCGGAGGCGGCAGCACGCTCGATCTGGCAAAAGGCCTTGCGACACTTAAGACCAATAAGGGAGATGCGATCAATTACAGGGGATTCGGCAAGGTAAAGAATGTGCCTCTGCCGGTTATTGCGTTGCCTTCTACTGCCGGTACGGGCAGCGAGGTGACACCTTATGCCGTTTTTATCGACACAAAGGAGAAGTGGAAATTTGGCATTAACACTGAATACAACTATCCCCGGCTTGCACTCTATGACCCGCATTTCCTCGACAGTTGTCCCTTCAACATATACGCTTCATCGGGGATGGACGCCATGACGCACACGCTCGAAAGCTTTGTGGCGAAGAATGCGACGGCACTGTCGAGGAATTTTTCACGGCAGGCATTTAAGTTATTGTTTGAAAATCTGAAAAAGATCGCGAAGGGCGACTTCTCCAATGAAACAAAGCTTAACCTGCTTGTTGGAAGCGGGTGTGCGGGCATTGCGTTGATGAATGCAGGGGCAGGCCCCGCAGGCGCGCTGAGTTACCCGCTTGGGGTTTATTTCGATGTACCCCACGGCCTTGCAGGTTCCGTATTCCTTTCGTCAGTGATAAAACGTAATGTAAAGGCCGGTTACGCTGAATACGCGGAACTCTTCGACCTTGTTTTTGAAGAAAGGGCCATACCCGTGCAGGAGAAATCGCTCCGCTTCGCAGACGAGATCGTAAGGCTCTGCGAGGAGCTTCGCATACCTACTTCCCTTAACGGCTTTGGCGTGAAGACCGAGGCAGACTTAAGATTAATTATCGACAACTCGATGCAGTTAAAGGCGGCCTTTGAACAGAACCCGGTGCCGTTCGGCATTAAAGAGATAGAGGAAACGATCTATTCGCTTAAATAA
- a CDS encoding class I SAM-dependent methyltransferase — protein MKNRYTTVHYNEELRPHTLYPEKFCNHLADHYFRRRSGKLLDLCCGRGEHMDIFRKIGFEVYGIDMDTVAKEKGLNVAVADIEHESFPFEDNFFDVIMMKSAIEHIRNIDHLMSEVYRVLKPGGSFLATTCDWKKNYKVFYDDYTHKTPFTRASMEDMFKMFDFRNFFVEHFYHLPFTWKNPFCKSLTRLFALMPLKYTQTTELTEFKKLIRFSKEVQLLGYAEK, from the coding sequence ATGAAAAACCGTTATACCACAGTCCATTACAATGAAGAACTAAGGCCCCATACATTATACCCGGAAAAATTCTGCAACCATCTGGCGGATCATTATTTCCGAAGAAGATCGGGCAAGCTGCTGGATCTCTGCTGCGGCAGGGGTGAACATATGGATATCTTCCGGAAGATAGGCTTTGAGGTCTACGGGATTGATATGGACACTGTGGCAAAAGAAAAGGGACTCAACGTTGCCGTTGCAGATATCGAGCATGAGTCTTTCCCTTTTGAAGATAATTTTTTCGATGTGATCATGATGAAATCAGCCATCGAGCATATCCGTAATATCGATCACCTGATGAGCGAGGTATACCGGGTACTTAAACCGGGAGGATCATTCCTCGCAACGACCTGTGACTGGAAAAAGAATTACAAGGTCTTTTATGATGACTACACCCATAAGACACCCTTTACCAGGGCATCCATGGAGGACATGTTCAAGATGTTCGATTTCAGGAATTTCTTCGTTGAGCACTTCTATCACCTTCCTTTTACATGGAAAAACCCATTCTGCAAAAGCCTGACGAGACTTTTTGCCTTAATGCCGTTAAAATATACGCAGACGACAGAACTGACAGAATTCAAAAAGCTGATCAGATTTTCAAAAGAGGTTCAGCTCCTCGGTTATGCTGAGAAATGA
- a CDS encoding B12-binding domain-containing radical SAM protein — MKNNKKLHIYLGDLVHNFLGGGSYMFPLNIGFLASYAKKVFGNEVDIELFKYPGELIKRLKIDPPHILGLSNYSWSANLNNEVSKLAKSVDNKTMVVWGGPNINQTDDGYGEFFKRNPMVDFYVINEGEVGFANLLGRFIENSADIAKSKGAAIDGCVFFNGVPVCGRRLERIEDLDSVPSPYLTGTLDKFFDYDLIPIIETNRGCPFTCTFCAQGLVSQHKVKLYDINRVLDELDYIADHVKKTNLLCFADANFGISKRDIKIAERIRLLQQTRDYPRRCTINWVKTKRSIEIAEIMGEATYLVSSLQSLDPVALKNIKRSNIESKYFREIVDHVNEAGGVSGTEIILALPGETKKSHLTSLRTIFDWDVSYIICYNCLLIDGSELTLPEERKRFELATKFRLIDSAFGQYDDVLSFECEEGIRSTSTMSEEEILFFRPVHWLIQFFWNYRCYFDLMKFIYSKGINPVDFIVAVIENSGDAPQSVRSIFSDFRDEARDEWFDTPESLRSYYSKPDNFTFIREGGVGKMNGKYTWRVILECKRDFDSYVGSVASEMLPAWKSEIDDLVTFASHALLDFSDGIDFSATREVEFAYDILAWRKNRYEGDLEKRKNKEFFYFPEEKEKALNVLLDQYRHQNMNVTMRKMTEHMRITDLYYEIKEM, encoded by the coding sequence ATGAAAAACAATAAAAAGTTACATATATATCTCGGTGACCTTGTCCACAACTTTCTCGGCGGGGGGTCCTATATGTTCCCGCTTAATATCGGTTTTCTTGCATCATACGCAAAAAAGGTTTTTGGCAATGAGGTGGATATCGAACTTTTTAAATACCCCGGAGAACTCATAAAAAGATTAAAGATCGATCCGCCGCACATCCTTGGCTTAAGCAATTATAGCTGGAGCGCCAACCTGAACAATGAAGTATCGAAACTTGCAAAATCCGTTGACAACAAGACTATGGTAGTGTGGGGCGGCCCCAATATCAACCAGACCGATGACGGCTACGGCGAATTTTTCAAGAGAAATCCGATGGTTGATTTTTACGTTATAAACGAAGGAGAGGTAGGCTTTGCGAACCTGCTTGGGCGGTTTATCGAAAACAGCGCGGACATTGCAAAAAGCAAAGGGGCCGCGATAGACGGCTGCGTATTTTTCAATGGAGTACCGGTATGCGGAAGACGGCTTGAAAGAATAGAGGACCTCGACAGCGTTCCATCACCTTACCTTACCGGCACGCTTGATAAGTTCTTCGATTATGATCTGATCCCGATCATTGAAACGAACAGGGGCTGTCCTTTTACCTGTACCTTCTGCGCCCAGGGACTCGTGTCCCAGCACAAGGTCAAACTGTACGATATAAACAGGGTACTGGATGAACTGGACTATATCGCGGATCACGTAAAGAAAACTAACCTCCTCTGTTTTGCCGACGCTAATTTCGGCATCTCCAAAAGGGACATCAAGATCGCGGAACGCATCAGGCTTCTCCAGCAAACCAGGGACTATCCCCGTCGATGCACGATTAACTGGGTCAAAACAAAAAGAAGCATTGAGATCGCGGAGATAATGGGAGAGGCGACATATCTCGTCTCATCCTTACAATCGCTTGACCCGGTGGCGTTAAAAAACATCAAGAGGAGCAACATCGAGAGCAAATACTTCCGGGAGATCGTTGATCATGTCAACGAAGCCGGTGGAGTTTCAGGTACAGAGATCATTCTGGCGCTTCCGGGGGAGACGAAAAAGAGCCACCTCACAAGCCTGAGGACGATCTTTGACTGGGATGTCAGCTATATAATCTGTTATAACTGCCTCCTCATCGATGGAAGCGAGCTGACACTTCCCGAAGAACGAAAAAGATTTGAGCTTGCAACGAAGTTCCGCCTTATCGACAGCGCGTTCGGACAATACGACGATGTCCTGTCATTCGAATGCGAAGAGGGCATCAGGTCAACGTCGACCATGTCCGAAGAAGAGATCCTTTTCTTCCGTCCCGTCCACTGGCTTATCCAGTTTTTCTGGAACTACCGGTGTTATTTCGATCTGATGAAATTTATCTATTCGAAAGGGATCAACCCCGTTGATTTCATTGTTGCGGTTATAGAAAATTCAGGAGATGCACCGCAGTCGGTCCGTTCTATCTTCAGCGATTTCCGGGATGAAGCAAGGGATGAGTGGTTTGATACCCCTGAGAGTCTTCGCAGTTATTACAGCAAGCCCGATAATTTTACCTTCATCCGGGAAGGTGGTGTGGGAAAGATGAACGGGAAATATACATGGCGCGTTATCCTGGAATGCAAGAGGGATTTTGATTCGTATGTCGGATCTGTGGCTTCAGAGATGTTGCCAGCCTGGAAAAGCGAGATTGATGATTTAGTTACATTTGCTTCACATGCATTGCTCGATTTCAGCGACGGAATAGATTTCAGTGCAACCAGGGAAGTAGAGTTTGCATATGACATCCTCGCATGGAGGAAGAACAGGTATGAGGGCGACCTCGAAAAGAGGAAGAACAAAGAATTCTTCTATTTTCCCGAAGAGAAAGAGAAGGCCTTGAACGTGCTGCTCGATCAGTACCGGCATCAGAATATGAACGTTACGATGAGGAAGATGACCGAGCATATGCGCATCACCGATCTATACTATGAAATAAAAGAGATGTGA
- a CDS encoding sugar phosphate nucleotidyltransferase, with the protein MDKIKLKSLLVPPDTTIKKAMQRLSETSERILFVVDVREAILGTLTDGDIRTGLINGLKFTDIVELVMNRQFTAVKEGTPNLKQYVKTLMVENKIEQIPVIDNEDVIIDVLLWTDILGKGKGTKPKKVFENPVVVMAGGKGTRMDPFTRILPKPLIPIGNKPVIELIMESFYKFGFYRFAYSLNYKKEYIKLFLREAKLPYQIDWVEEDDYYGTAGSLFLLKDTIKETFFVTNCDSLLNIDYGDVLRWHRSNGAAITIIGCHNEIKIPFGVLHMSNGVLEGIIEKPVHDTIINTGVYVMEPEILKYFNSKKHMDMNELIEVVSAQKKVVVYPIYGGWIDIGQWEEYKKSVEQFGGLSIS; encoded by the coding sequence ATGGATAAAATAAAACTGAAATCACTCCTTGTCCCGCCGGATACGACAATCAAAAAGGCCATGCAGCGGCTTAGCGAAACATCGGAGAGGATACTTTTTGTTGTCGATGTCAGGGAGGCTATTCTCGGAACACTAACGGATGGCGATATCCGGACAGGCCTCATCAATGGGCTTAAATTTACGGATATTGTCGAACTGGTTATGAACCGTCAATTCACCGCCGTGAAAGAAGGTACACCAAATCTGAAACAGTACGTCAAAACACTTATGGTGGAGAACAAGATCGAACAGATACCCGTCATAGACAACGAGGATGTGATCATTGACGTCCTGCTCTGGACTGATATCCTCGGAAAAGGGAAAGGGACAAAACCGAAAAAGGTCTTTGAAAACCCTGTTGTTGTTATGGCAGGAGGCAAGGGCACGCGCATGGATCCGTTTACGCGGATACTTCCGAAACCGTTGATCCCCATAGGGAATAAGCCTGTTATTGAGCTTATCATGGAGAGCTTCTATAAATTCGGTTTTTACCGGTTTGCCTATTCCCTCAATTACAAAAAGGAATACATTAAGCTCTTTCTCAGGGAGGCAAAACTTCCTTATCAGATCGACTGGGTCGAGGAAGATGATTATTACGGCACCGCAGGCAGCCTGTTTCTCCTTAAGGATACCATTAAAGAGACATTTTTTGTGACGAACTGCGACTCGCTTCTGAACATTGATTATGGCGATGTCCTGAGGTGGCATAGATCCAACGGCGCAGCAATCACGATCATCGGCTGTCATAACGAGATCAAGATCCCCTTCGGCGTTCTCCACATGAGCAACGGGGTCCTTGAAGGGATCATAGAAAAACCGGTCCACGATACGATCATCAATACAGGCGTCTACGTGATGGAGCCCGAGATCCTGAAATATTTTAACAGCAAAAAACACATGGATATGAACGAACTCATCGAGGTCGTATCCGCGCAGAAGAAAGTCGTCGTCTATCCGATATACGGAGGATGGATCGATATCGGCCAATGGGAAGAGTACAAAAAGAGCGTTGAACAATTCGGAGGTTTAAGCATTTCATGA